One Manihot esculenta cultivar AM560-2 chromosome 18, M.esculenta_v8, whole genome shotgun sequence genomic window carries:
- the LOC110606971 gene encoding beta-amyrin 28-monooxygenase → MDVFFSYLLHLAVFFISLSLIFLLYKQKPSASHGDNLPPGNKGWPFVGESLEYLKVGRRGEPEKFIKDRVSKYSPDVFQTSLLGERIAVFCGASGNKLLFTSEKKYVTAWWPRSLMKVLFQDSLQLSLKEESTRIRRLLPEILKTEALQHHIPVMDSMAREHLKKDWYPYKQVKIFPLSKKYTFALACRLFLSIKDPNQVTKFADPFALVTSGMMSVPMNFPGTAYNRAIKGSKFILNELLVMIQQRKMEMLEKKETAYADLLNRMLLAKDENGRPLMSEIEIANRIMALLIASHDTISTTITFTLKNLVEHPHVYTKVLNEQMEIAKSKAPEELLNWEDVQKMKYSWCVACETMRLLPPSPGGFREAITDFTYAGFTIPKGWKAHWTVYSTHKNPKYFPNPEKFDPSRFEGDGPAPYTFVPFGGGPLMCPGKEYARLEILIFMHNVVTKFKWKKVIEDEKVIFDPTPIPVNDLPIHLEPL, encoded by the exons ATGGacgtcttcttctcttatctccTTCATCTTGCAGTCTTCTTCATCTCTCTATCTCTCATCTTTCTTCTCTACAAACAGAAGCCTTCAGCCTCCCATGGCGACAACCTTCCACCTGGTAACAAAGGGTGGCCATTTGTCGGTGAAAGTTTGGAATACCTCAAGGTTGGACGGCGGGGAGAGCCTGAGAAATTCATTAAAGATAGAGTAAGCAAGTACTCGCCGGACGTTTTCCAAACCTCGTTGCTCGGAGAAAGAATTGCTGTCTTCTGTGGAGCTTCAGGAAACAAGTTGTTATTTACAAGTGAGAAAAAGTATGTGACTGCATGGTGGCCTCGTTCATTAATGAAAGTGCTGTTCCAGGATTCTCTTCAACTTTCATTGAAAGAAGAATCAACAAGAATACGTAGATTATTGCCTGAAATTCTTAAAACTGAAGCTCTGCAACATCACATTCCTGTAATGGATTCCATGGCAAGAGAACACCTGAAGAAAGATTGGTATCCTTATAAACAAGTGAAGATCTTCCCACTTTCAAAGAAGTACACATTTGCATTAGcttgcagattgtttctgagcATCAAAGATCCAAATCAGGTTACCAAATTTGCTGATCCTTTTGCTCTTGTAACTTCTGGGATGATGTCAGTGCCCATGAATTTTCCAGGTACAGCTTATAACAGAGCTATTAAAGGAAGCAAATTCATACTTAATGAGCTTTTAGTGATGATCCAGCAGAGAAAAATGGAGATGTTGGAGAAGAAAGAGACAGCTTATGCAGATTTGTTAAATCGTATGCTTCTTGCAAAAGATGAGAATGGAAGGCCATTGATGAGCGAGATTGAAATAGCTAATCGGATAATGGCACTTCTTATTGCTAGTCACGATACAATAAGTACCACTATAACATTTACTCTCAAGAATCTTGTGGAGCACCCACACGTCTATACTAAAGTCCTCAATG AACAAATGGAGATTGCAAAGTCTAAGGCTCCAGAAGAGTTGCTGAACTGGGAAGACGTTCAGAAGATGAAATATTCATGGTGTGTCGCTTGTGAGACAATGAGGCTACTACCACCTTCTCCAGGAGGATTCAGAGAGGCTATAACTGACTTTACTTATGCAGGTTTCACCATTCCAAAGGGCTGGAAG GCTCACTGGACAGTGTATTCAACCCACAAAAATCCGAAATATTTTCCAAATCCAGAAAAATTTGATCCTTCAAGATTTGAAGGAGATGGACCTGCACCATACACTTTTGTCCCATTTGGAGGAGGACCTCTCATGTGTCCTGGAAAAGAATATGCTAGATTAGAGATTCTTATTTTCATGCATAATGTGGTGACCAAGTTCAAATGGAAGAAAGTGATTGAAGATGAGAAGGTCATATTTGATCCAACTCCCATTCCAGTGAATGACTTACCAATTCACCTTGAACCTCTTTAG
- the LOC110606233 gene encoding disease resistance protein RPP2B — MFSAENRAASASALSCSSPTSISSSSSSSAYSSSSSSSSSEWRYDVFLSFRGLDTRDNFSDHLYSALKERGVKVFRDDKQLGKGKIITQAIFRAIEESKLSIVVFSRNYASSEWCLDEIVKIVECVNENSHVAFPVFYHVSPDDVMNQTGHYEDAFLRHQKLFKKERLQRWRIALIEIAGISGWDVQNYRSESKLLKSIVKKISRNLRCTSPRTGKQLVPLSSQIKKINLYLYEGLDKTDIVRICEMDGMSSTTIGRVVYDVVINQKWGLFRFQELVSEMPRECRRNIWDADRVTNVIRNKLQHKKVLVLIDDMDKLELVASLVRKHGWFIPGSRIVISARILNKTSLKVLDISFGQPKDRGNVLNVIFNEAEKANNGMFLDVACFLTEMDDDHVTRTVQSLFSDHLQAKSGMKVLINKSLIDISVNEHILPLQDLSDKCFTQKNLEEPRSHKKFLDMVGIYRMEGVDGESSQSNLKTENESMKGRLNNDKSWSQNQNLVGNAVSGKDTSSLHILAREPVKVREYPACVAPLELKSSGISEASCAVVGKYNAAKLQSKLRFQEVINQHQLQFFMPQSSNGKKIVRIPRAVVEEGIKQWDACLVGQLLGKSADISVMLSLANGLWGKEGRIEVTKTENDLYIFKFPNERTRDFVLESGPWYVANNPLVMRRWQPRMKLLELNKSRIPVWIKLTGIPMEYMTMQGLSYIASALGKPLNVDRATASVSAIAKVCVEVSIEDKMMENITVMDDDGEELVVRVEYLWMPEKCISCREFGHSIRTCLRFKNLIGKTD, encoded by the exons ATGTTTTCCGCTGAAAACAGAGCAGCTTCTGCATCTGCTCTTTCCTGTTCTTCTCCTACCTccatctcctcctcctcctcctcctccgcctactcttcctcttcttcttcttcttcttcagaaTGGAGATATGATGTGTTCCTCAGTTTTAGAGGTCTAGATACTCGCGATAACTTCTCTGACCATTTATACTCGGCTCTAAAGGAAAGAGGCGTTAAGGTATTTAGGGATGATAAGCAACTGGGAAAAGGGAAGATCATTACTCAAGCAATCTTTCGAGCAATCGAAGAATCGAAGCTTTCAATTGTTGTGTTTTCAAGAAATTATGCTTCGTCAGAATGGTGTTTGGATGAAATTGTAAAGATCGTTGAATGTGTGAATGAAAACAGTCATGTAGCTTTTCCAGTTTTCTATCATGTATCACCTGATGATGTGATGAATCAAACTGGCCATTATGAGGACGCTTTTCTTCGTCATCAGAAGCTTTTCAAGAAGGAGAGATTGCAGAGATGGAGGATTGCTCTCATTGAAATTGCCGGTATATCGGGATGGGATGTCCAAAATTACAG ATCTGagtcaaaattattaaaaagcatAGTTAAGAAGATATCACGTAATTTGAGATGCACATCCCCAAGGACTGGCAAGCAGTTGGTTCCATTAAGTTCCCAAATAAAGAAGATTAATTTGTATCTATACGAAGGGTTAGATAAGACTGACATAGTGAGAATTTGTGAGATGGATGGAATGAGCAGTACAACTATTGGAAGAGTTGTTTATGATGTAGTCATTAATCAGAAATGGGGATTGTTTCGTTTTCAAGAACTTGTTTCTGAAATGCCAAGGGAGTGTAGGAGAAACATATGGGATGCTGATAGAGTAACAAATGTGATAAGGAATAAACTGCAACATAAAAAAGTACTTGTTCTTATTGATGATATGGATAAACTAGAACTAGTGGCATCCTTGGTTAGAAAGCATGGCTGGTTCATTCCAGGAAGTAGAATTGTTATATCAGCTAGAATTCTTAACAAAACTAGCTTGAAAGTACTAGACATAAGTTTTGGTCAACCAAAGGATAGGGGGAATGTACTTAATGTAATATTTAATGAAGCAGAAAAGGCAAATAATGGCATGTTCTTAGATGTTGCATGTTTCTTGACGGAGATGGATGATGATCATGTAACAAGAACAGTTCAATCATTGTTCAGTGATCATCTGCAGGCAAAGAGTGGAATGAAAGTTCTCATCAATAAATCTTTGATAGATATTTCAGTTAATGAGCATATTTTGCCTCTACAAGATCTAAGTGACAAATGCTTTACCCAGAAAAACCTGGAAGAGCCTAGAAGCCACAAGAAGTTTTTG GATATGGTAGGCATTTACAGAATGGAGGGGGTTGACGGTGAATCAAGCCAATCAAATTTGAAGACTGAAAATGAATCAATGAAGGGTCGTTTAAACAACGACAAATCTTGGAGTCAGAACCAAAATTTAGTTGGAAATGCTGTTTCTGGAAAGGATACAAGTTCTCTGCACATTCTTGCAAGAGAACCAGTTAAAGTAAGGGAATATCCAGCTTGTGTTGCGCCATTGGAATTGAAAAGCAGTGGCATATCAGAAGCTAGTTGTGCAGTTGTTGGAAAATACAATGCAGCTAAATTGCAATCAAAGCTTAGATTCCAGGAAGTCATTAATCAGCATCAGTTACAGTTTTTCATGCCTCAGAGCTCAAATGGTAAGAAGATTGTTAGAATTCCTAGAGCTGTAGTTGAAGAGGGAATTAAACAGTGGGATGCATGTCTCGTGGGGCAATTACTTGGGAAAAGTGCTGATATCAGTGTAATGCTGAGTTTGGCTAATGGATTATGGGGCAAAGAAGGAAGAATAGAAGTAACCAAAACTGAAAATGACCTTTACATCTTTAAATTTCCAAATGAAAGAACAAGAGACTTTGTTCTGGAATCTGGACCTTGGTACGTAGCAAATAATCCTTTAGTGATGCGGAGATGGCAACCCAGGATGAAACTGTTGGAACTTAATAAATCAAGAATCCCTGTTTGGATCAAACTTACAGGGATCCCTATGGAGTATATGACGATGCAGGGGCTGAGTTATATAGCTAGTGCTCTTGGGAAACCTTTGAATGTTGATAGGGCAACTGCTAGTGTGTCTGCAATTGCAAAAGTCTGTGTGGAAGTGAGCATAGAAGACAAGATGATGGAAAATATAACAGTTATGGATGATGATGGTGAGGAGCTGGTTGTAAGAGTGGAGTACCTCTGGATGCCTGAAAAGTGCATTTCCTGCAGAGAGTTTGGACATTCAATAAGGACATGTCTGCGCTTCAAGAATTTGATTGGAAAAACTGATTAG
- the LOC110607137 gene encoding protein phosphatase methylesterase 1 — MESSKNLTSLPEESQEGENHEQGEGKSTQTPSVSAFASVPRRPPTTESTLQKYSPLDWREFFDREEDVSIPNSNDVFHVYMAGNEGPVVFCLHGGGYSGLSFALSASKIKEKVRVVAMDLRGHGKTSTENDLDLSIETMCNDVLAVLKEMYGDSPPAIVLVGHSMGGSVAVHVAAKKALPSLAGLVVVDVVEGTAMASLVHMQKILSNRMKHFSSIEKAVEWSVKGGSLRNIDSACISVPTTLKYDESKKCYVYRARLEETEQYWRGWYEGLSEKFLSSPVPKLLLLAGTDRLDRALTIGQMQGKFQMVVVRHTGHAIQEDVPDEFAALVVNFISRNRIGPHGVEIPGLRRPSQPQR, encoded by the exons ATGGAATCCTCCAAAAATCTCACTTCACTCCCTGAAGAGAGCCAAGAAGGCGAGAATCATGAACAAGGGGAAGGAAAATCAACCCAAACGCCATCAGTTTCTGCTTTTGCCTCTGTTCCTCGACGCCCTCCTACTACTGA GAGCACCTTACAGAAGTACTCTCCTTTAGACTGGAGAGAGTTCTTTGATCGAGAGGAAGATGTTTCAATTCCAAATTCAAATGAT GTATTTCATGTGTATATGGCAGGAAATGAAGGCCCTGTAGTTTTTTGTCTTCATGGGGGTGGCTATTCTGG GCTTTCATTTGCACTGTCAGCAAGTAAAATTAAGGAGAAAGTCCGGGTAGTTGCCATGGACTTGAGAGGACATGGGAAGACATCTACTGAAAATGATCTTGACCTATCCATTGAG ACCATGTGCAATGATGTTTTGGCTGTACTGAAGGAAATGTATGGAGATTCTCCTCCTGCAATTGTGCTTGTTGGTCACAG CATGGGGGGCTCAGTAGCGGTGCATGTTGCTGCTAAGAAAGCATTGCCTAGCTTGGCTGGGCTGGTTGTTGTGGATGTTGTAGAG GGAACAGCTATGGCTTCTTTGGTTCACATGCAGAAAATCTTGTCAAACAGGATGAAGCATTTCTCAAGCATTGAAAAAGCG GTAGAATGGAGTGTAAAAGGAGGTTCTTTAAGAAACATTGATTCTGCCTGCATATCTGTGCCTACCACTTTAAAATATGATGAGTCGAAGAAATG TTATGTTTATAGAGCACGTCTGGAGGAAACAGAACAATACTGGAGAGGATG GTATGAAGGCCTTTCGGAAAAATTTCTGTCGAGTCCTGTTCCGAAACTCCTACTTTTAGCAGGAACAGATAGGCTGGACAG AGCTCTTACAATTGGCCAAATGCAAGGGAAGTTCCAAATGGTGGTCGTCAGACATACTGGACACGCTATACAG GAAGATGTACCTGATGAATTTGCAGCACTGGTTGTCAATTTTATATCTCGCAACCGTATAGGCCCTCATGGAGTTGAG ATACCTGGCCTCCGTCGACCATCACAGCCACAGCGTTGA
- the LOC110606084 gene encoding pentatricopeptide repeat-containing protein At1g52640, mitochondrial, whose translation MKTSNLCKRKLRYLSIPHLSICSISSQFSLSHLILSSPTKTLVSPRLFGNSICSSSFRNPTLDRPYSLISTSGSFSFCSETYPFPHSLCLFKYNGCRSLSSFSSHGSPSVRSMTYPYLQSSNCFRFIGCKGRYKDYTSQSFNLYLLKPRAHDCFHFYSISSIAASQNKKSHTDELRPVATRKEVFKIIGLLRSNEYDLESKLSLLNLRLSITSVTQILRALNSKKRSALHFFQWIRRRQPELEFNSDICSLVIDNCGRLDDYDAMLCLLNDFSLKSLSLTNKAFGFLLSTATAEILLRKSTQRVIDILGEVGGTCYRTGVYSLIEMFSVLGSFNMAKFVIEKTERRLSFYSILIREMCKRCDFQGARDVMNEMRKAGCNPSPQTYNYIISSLLKNGKNNDAYELFLKMKESNCPPDALTFEIFIYNFCREGKLDVAFKFFDEEVARGLEPRLSTHAAFIKGLFNSQQYEEAYKYVLGSDDKRLSCVNYSLLASLHQKRGNVAAAEYILSEMMKKSLRPHFNLYMRVLKHLQKSGRKRLAAELQEKFLQLDLGA comes from the coding sequence ATGAAAACTTCGAATCTTTGCAAGAGGAAGCTCAGGTACCTTTCGATTCCTCATCTCTCTATTTGCTCTATTTCTTCTCAATTCTCCCTTTcacatttaattttatcttctcCTACTAAAACCCTAGTTTCACCAAGGCTATTTGGAAATTCAATCTGCAGTTCATCTTTCAGAAACCCCACTTTGGATCGCCCATACTCCTTGATTTCCACATCTGGGTCTTTTTCGTTTTGTTCTGAAACTTACCCATTTCCTCATTCTCTCTGCTTGTTTAAGTATAATGGTTGTAGAAGTTTGTCCTCATTCTCCTCACACGGCTCGCCTTCTGTTAGATCTATGACATACCCATATCTTCAATCTTCAAATTGTTTTCGTTTCATCGGATGCAAGGGTAGATATAAGGATTATACGAGTCAAAGTTTTAATCTTTATTTGTTAAAGCCTAGAGCCCATGATTGCTttcatttttattcaatttcatCTATTGCTGCTTCTCAGAATAAAAAATCGCATACTGATGAGCTTAGACCAGTAGCAACTCGAAAAGAGGTTTTTAAGATTATTGGTTTGCTAAGAAGTAACGAGTATGATTTGGAATCTAAGTTGAGTTTGTTGAATCTAAGACTATCTATCACTTCTGTGACTCAGATTCTTCGAGCTTTGAATAGTAAGAAAAGGTCTGCATTGCATTTCTTTCAATGGATTAGACGTCGGCAGCCAGAATTGGAATTTAATTCTGACATCTGTAGTTTGGTTATTGATAATTGTGGTCGGTTAGATGATtatgatgctatgctatgtCTTTTGAATGATTTCAGTCTGAAGAGTTTGTCCCTAACAAATAAGGCATTCGGGTTCTTACTTTCTACTGCGACAGCTGAGATTCTGCTGAGGAAATCAACGCAGAGAGTTATTGATATATTGGGTGAAGTTGGGGGGACATGTTATCGCACTGGAGTTTACTCATTGATTGAGATGTTCAGTGTTTTGGGATCTTTTAACATGGCAAAGTTTGTGATTGAGAAAACAGAGAGGAGGTTGTCTTTCTACAGTATTTTGATTAGAGAAATGTGTAAGAGATGTGATTTTCAAGGAGCACGAGATGTGATGAATGAGATGAGGAAGGCAGGCTGTAATCCAAGTCCCCAAACTTACAACTATATAATTAGCAGTTTGCTAAAGAATGGTAAAAATAATGATGCCTACGAATTATTTCTGAAAATGAAAGAGAGCAACTGTCCTCCTGATGCATTAACTTTTgagatatttatatataactttTGTCGGGAAGGCAAGTTGGATGTTGCTTTCAAGTTTTTTGATGAAGAGGTTGCAAGGGGTCTTGAACCTCGACTTTCAACACATGCTGCCTTTATCAAGGGGCTTTTCAACTCACAACAGTACGAAGAGGCATACAAATATGTTTTGGGTTCAGATGATAAGCGCTTAAGCTGTGTGAATTACAGCTTGCTTGCAAGCCTCCATCAGAAAAGAGGAAATGTGGCTGCTGCTGAATATATTCTTTCTGAAATGATGAAAAAGAGTCTTAGACCTCATTTTAATCTGTATATGAGAGTTTTAAAGCACCTACAGAAGTCAGGAAGGAAAAGATTAGCTGCAGAATTACAAGAGAAATTTCTGCAGCTTGATTTAGGAGCTTAG